In Procambarus clarkii isolate CNS0578487 chromosome 60, FALCON_Pclarkii_2.0, whole genome shotgun sequence, one genomic interval encodes:
- the LOC123766956 gene encoding caldesmon-like: MTAVLNFSGSEKDLARAQKYIDTGDDEILQNCTQEQLWLIGKMYGVRLKSNRASSKRKEIKAIMQIDRVSMFCKTHDEKILDMCTRRQIRMLDFGLKGRHDNVEDGHEALRTWFREQKAEEEKEAKCQCEQEETQCQQGGAEALPQNEEPDRLEEISEETDDASSDEGINVNSSSSRESSLERREVEPKLEPGDNEVQLQREEWQARLEQEKAKAEQERAKVEQEKAKAEQEKAKAEQEKLKVG, encoded by the coding sequence atgacaGCGGTCCTGAATTTTAGTGGTTCGGAGAAAGACCTTGCGAGAGCCCAGAAGTACATTGATACAGGGGATGatgaaatcttgcaaaattgtacCCAGGAACAACTTTGGTTGATCGGTAAAATGTATGGTGTTAGGTTGAAGTCAAACAGGGCGTCTAGTAAACGAAAGGAAATCAAGGCAATAATGCAGATAGACCGAGTAAGCATGTTCTGCAAAACTCATGACGAGAAGATTCTAGACATGTGCACTAGGAGGCAGATAAGGATGTTGGATTTTGGCCTAAAGGGTAGGCATGATAATGTAGAGGATGGACACGAGGCGCTGCGGACTTGGTTTAGGGAACAAAAAGCAGAAGAAGAGAAGGAAGCGAAATGCCAATGTGAACAAGAGGAAACACAGTGCCAGCAAGGAGGAGCTGAAGCCCTGCCTCAGAATGAAGAACCCGATAGGTTGGAAGAAATTTCAGAGGAAACGGATGATGCGTCAAGTGACGAAGGAATTAATGTAAACTCAAGTAGCAGCAGGGAAAGCAGCCTTGAGAGGCGCGAGGTGGAACCAAAGTTGGAACCAGGAGACAATGAAGTACAGCTTCAACGTGAAGAGTGGCAGGCTCGGCTTGAGCAAGAGAAAGCCAAAGCCGAGCAGGAGCGAGCTAAAGTTGAGCAAGAGAAAGCTAAAGCCGAACAGGAAAAAGCTAAAGCTGAACAGGAAAAACTTAAAGTCGGATAA